A window of Metopolophium dirhodum isolate CAU chromosome 6, ASM1992520v1, whole genome shotgun sequence genomic DNA:
ACGTGCAGgtacataaattatgtatactaaATGAGTAGGTTTTGACAAATATTTGCTTTCCAAAGTAGTTAATCATTGTGTTTATTAAGGATCTcttcatttatttaatgttgAGGACGGagcttaaaaaacaaattttattcaaaaatatctacttttgattaaatattatatttattttaacggtTTAAATTAAAGTAGGCGTAGTGGTAGGCAAAAAGGGGAGGCTAATAAACGATTTTCATAGTAACTCTATGTGCgtgattttcatttttcgtaCACTTgtcatttttgtataataatatttatacgcaattaataaacatttggaAAGTGATCAATAACAGCACACAGAAAATGTActtgtgtacctataataatgctGCGTGGAAAAACCTAGGTGGTAAAAACATTGTACCTATTGTTGATTTGCCCATGTTTTTCTTGCAGAAGATTTGTACGATCATCTAGATTTCCTACGTCCGACGGTATCGTGGAAGCCCCATTACCAAAGCGCATTTGTGTTGCAAGATCAAGCAGGTGGTTCGAAAAAAGAAGAGAcaacataatgtattttatcatcTTATATgataacttttgttttattatcacatttatatttatataattgtattattattattattattattatttctattattatagacaccataagattattttaaatattattaatatttaatatacgcgGCAATAAATAcgtaaacattataaacaatagtaaatattattaatatatttttcatacatacatctaaataaaatttattaagaCACCATAATGTTATTAGTAcggttaataaatataatacaatcatgatattattttatacttccgAGTCCTCTAAAATAATTCAACAcgatagtttttgttttaaattaatgacgGGCGCAAGCCGGACTAACGGAAattattgaataacaataatcatGGTAACATCATTGTTCAATAATTTCCGTACCTAATCGTTCTGGAAACATAAATTTGACACGTGTTGGTGCAGATTACATTTTTACGTgcgatgataaatattattataatttataaactataatacagTTTGTATTGTTTACTCGTGGTTTTTATTCACTCGTGTTCACTTCTCTATGTCTTTATTGTTCGTTTTAATAATTCTTTTCGATTTCTTTTTCCTGGGCGCTTCGGGTTTTCTGTCTTCGTTCGCCTCCTCGTTGGGGCTACTTACTTCGGGATGTGCCGATTCACGTGTTTCGCGGGCAAGTTTTTCATCTTCGGTCGTCACGGGCTTACTAGATTCGGCCGCCGTCGCAGCTGTGGGCTTATTAATTTCTTCGGCTTCTGGTTTAATTTCTACGGCAGCCGGTTTCTTCTCTTCGGCGGCTGGTTTGATTTCTACATCAGCCGTTTTCTTCTCATCGGTGGCTGGTTTGATTTCCACATCAGCCGTTTTCTTCTCTTCGGCGGCTGGTTTGTTTTCTACATCAGCCGTTTTCTTCTCTTCGGCGGCTGGTTTGATTTCTACATCAGCCGTTTTCTTCTCTTCGGCGTTGGCGGGTTTGATATTTTCATCGATGGCCGTTTTCTTCTCTTCGGAGGCCGGTTCGAATTTTACGGCAGCCGTTTTATTTTCTTCAGCGGCGGCTGGTTCCACTTTATCGATGGCCGTTTTTATTTCTTCAGCGGCGGGTTTTATTTGTTCAACGGCAGCCAGTGTACTTTCTTGGGCTGCTATAGTCACGGCAGGCGATGCGTTTTCGTTGGTGGCGATCACCGCTGCGGGTTCAGGTTTTTTACCCGTGTCCAACGAATGAGTTTGAATTTTGGTCACATCGACTACCACAGGTTTGTCTGCTTCCGGGGCTTTCGTTTTGGGAGGAGTAATACCTTCTTGGTTGGTCTCTTCGGTTTTTACACCGCCGACAGACTGTTTTTCTTCACTCGGCTTTATCACGTTGTTTTCGGTTCTGCTCTCTCCGGTCTTACCATGTTCTTCGTCGATCTTGTATACCCTAAGATCGCTCTTGGCTGATTTCGGTGTTATCCAGTTGGATATCACGCTTTCATATTTTTCCTTCCACGTGATCTTCTGTCTGAGTATCTCTTCTTCGAAATGTAAGACTTCCAATAATGTTGGGTTCCTGTTTTCAACGGTGTTgccgaaatatttttcataaaaactttGAAATATTTCGAGATCAGCTAGGCTATTTAAAGCTCGGATTCCTGCATGTAACATCGTACTCAATAACCCAACATTAGTGTCTGCATATCTAATTCATACATTACATAAATGATCACTTGTATTTTAAATGCAACATTTAACTTACTCTTGATTTAACGTTTCCCAATTGTTCCTCAAGTAATTGAATGGGTATTGACCCACCGTTGGATTATCTAAAATCGATTGCCAGATGTCGGTCAAGTCGTCGAATTTCACTTCTTCCGCTGACAATATCCTGTAACGTTTCAcaatatagaatttataatatataataatatctgtccGTCGTTATATTGTGCACTAGAATGtacttttgtaaaaattgtGGATTTCGCGAACATGAAAAACTTTTGGCTATGGATTTTCTGTCTGGCGCCCATTTAGAACTTGTGTATTTACTCAACATAAATCTATGATCGTACTTGGTGGCATATTGCATGGCAGTACAGTAAACGGATTTACGATCGTTCGGTGCGATACTGTAACGGAAATTAACAATAAGTTAGTACGGTACcgggtacctacatatatgaAACATTTAGTAAACACAAAAGTTTCTTAAAGAAAATTAaggtcttatataatatatatatgtctaacatgtgtatgtgtgtgccgTGTGtgtaccatatatatattatgctgcacACGtcatataaacttttaaattccAACACATCCGCACTAAGATAATCATATAAACTTATCAATAGTAACTTTGATTTAAAGTGATTCGTGCATGAGCGTGTATGTGTGACTgttttaattcatcaaaaactACTTTTGATGATTATTTCAGGATTTTATTGTGTATTCTTATTACCTATGACTTATTTAATAAActtgtatcattttaaaatcgagGTTAAAACTTAATGGGTgcctttttcatttttatttaattttagtttatacttgcctatagtaaataatcacataaacaattcaattatatactctaatagatttatattatgttacagagaaattataaaaatataatttattgaggataaatatatttatacaacatattgttgaaaaatttgaatttaaatgaaCCTCTCATTTggtcttaatattatgtatcaataaaaattataatagtatagtatttgtattattttacacaatagtatagtatgttaattaattttatctcaaacgttttaaaaattagtaatatattttttatttcacccTCAATCTTACTTTATCTGTATTAGACCATGATGTTTGTTTGTACGTGTATAAAGTGTAGACTtttcagttaatttattttcatatatttatttatatgaaattttgttaattttgaaaaaaaaaataatttatgatatcaaatttttttgcatttcaaGCCGTAATGTTTAACTCCCAAAGCACTTTTTCGAAATTAACAACGAGGCTTTTTTctcatttaacatatttagtaaaactgctacaaaaaatattaataacatttaaatagtgTTTGTCAAATGAATGTAATTTCTTGCAATGTGTAATGCGCTACCTAATGCATGACTTGGTtcagattaaattaaaaattaaaatgattaaaataaaacgcAAGTACTAGAATAGTAAATACCAACCACAACCacgtaattttacaatattttagaaaaagtaGATAACGGttgataacattaaaattatttcaaataaaaaaaatatcatttcatTTCCATTTCTGATATTAatctataaatgaaaaaaaaagataaaaaaaaagatccgAAAAATTATCTCATTTCAtggtttattatacttttatttatttttattcatattatcatGTTATTTATTGGTTTGTCGTAGTttagaattaatataaaaaatatccattATTCTCGTATTTTTGAGTGAATCACAAATAGATATCTTTTTAGCCTATAAACTGTCACTCACACGCAGACTGTTGAACGTCTGGGGAGGTTGGTGAAAACGAGTGGTAAATGCCTATTAATCGACAGCAAATTTTTAGAGTTCCATTAtagtaatgtatttataaacaaaaatcagttttcgacagtttaaaaaaaacacattaatacattttttaaataaacatgttTTTTGATTCTGACCGATTTTTCGTAAGGTATTCGTTGTCATGATCACttgttaacaaaaacatattatttatgaattatgattcaTAGGTTTTCTTtatagagtaaaaatattatctagtaaCGTGCTCtgaatttttttagattacCTCTGGATAATTcggcatttattatttatatatacgtttaGGTTTAactgataatgataataatacttatggttataataatgAATGTGTAATTACGGATTTATATCCGTTGTAGTCTGCTTCCAGTCATTAAACTGTTCTCTTGCCCACCAGACACATCTTTTCAATTCGACACGTCCAGCAAAGTTTAACGTATCCATTTTGCCTAATATTTTGTCAGGTGAATCAATTGTACTGGCTTGAAACATATCATATGCTTTCTCAACCACCATTTCCATATAAACCTtcggttataaatataaaatttaaattaatatacaaattaaaatagttaactaaaatattcCATTCAACAGAATgggattaaaatacaaatttattttattttaatttactggtCAGTTTGtggtaaaataatgtttgttgtttatggttaattaatgaaaataacacTGAATGATGACTCGGATGACAGTGTAATGAGAATATATTAACAAgcatttagtttaaaatatattgtattaagtgaCAATTAATAACTAAAGTGCTTTTCTAAATTTAGTTAAACAATTCAATGCATTGTAATGAATTTACGTTCATTGTGTACGCGATATACAGTAAAATACGTACCGAAAGAGAATCGTAATGTTTAGTGTTATACAACACCATCTCTATTTTATTGAATGCATTAAAAATGGCATGCCAGTATCCAGGATACGGACCTGCTTTTTGAATAACCCTTTCTAAGAATCCTAAGGCATCGCTGAATCCGATAATACCGGCAAAGGCTCCTTCGAAAATGTCTCCAACCAACTGTGCCACGGTGAACTCGTCAAATGATTTGCCATTACTTATCTCGTAAGATATTCTATCCAAGAGAGCGTCCTCGTATGCCACTCTGTAGTAACCTGAAATacgaacaattatattattataattaataaatttaaataggttggtacatattttttgaagATATGCAACTTAGATGTATCAATTATCGAGATTATTGTAACGGAGATTCTTTTACTTATCGACGTTATTATGTTCCCGGTCcctttttaattacctaattttGAATCATATTAACGGTATGAATTCCGTATTATTATCGTTCAGTGGCTGTGGTTGATTCCACTTAATTGTTGTTGACTTTTTTTTgccaaacaataataaattaaaattatacaatcgaAATTGTACAACAAAATACACTCGTATACAATGTTTATCTAgccatgtataatgtatacatatagtgtATACTATTGAAACATAAGAGTTTtgagatacatattttattttattatgttgttagttgttacatacttatatatacctGACTCacccaacctaacctaacctatacatcCAACTTGATACAACCGATTATTGCCTTTATTTTTCCTATATCACTGACCTAACCTGTTTGGTGTTGGTTGGCCAATATCCACGTGCCGTTCGATGCTGAAATATATCCCGGCACTCTGGTTTCTGGATTGTTTTCCAACCACACTGTAGTGCTGTACGCTGCGCCACAAGTCAAGGTAATTGGTATTACCCAATCGTTGGAGGGTTTAAGTACGTCGTAATCGAATCGAAACTTGatgaataaaagtaaaacaattatgatattatagtaaaaaatatacaaatactgaaatagtgaaatacgAAATTCTGTCGTCcgcatattaggtatacaaaacataaatctaACTCAATTTATTACTTGTTTTAGAACTAAATCGTCGCCgtcaatttgtaattttatcaacggatagtttttgtttttcatccaTGTATTTACAATTTGCAGGACAGCAGAACTTTCTGGTAATTTCACGGATTTGTTTCTGGCATTATCATCCAACAGCGTCCAAAAACTTATTGTAtctttatatttgtaaattctaaaaataaatataggtaaaataggtgatataaacatataatactaAGTGATTTACCGGCTAAATGTGCCTTAATATGTTTCGATGCACATACCAACTATAAAAGTTGTCTATCATACAAAAAACTTTAAGAAGCGTTACGTTGATACAAAATCAAATACTAAATAACGCTTCAATTAAGGATCCAGTAATCCAATCcctcatatttaaaaatgaaatcgtGCGTTGGAGTAATCAGAGATTTTACCAATACCTATTTTATCCAGGAATGACAATTCCTTTCTTAAACTCTATTATCAGCGATCATTAGTCCTTACTAGTTACTACAACTATAACagttttatgattaatatttatttaatattttatttttaattgagtgCTGAATTAAATTTCCTAATGGTGTCCTCCTGAACggcatttaatttgtaataatgataAGATACTGATAAGATGTTATTTTACGTTTTGTACGATGCAAGGTGGTATGATCATAGAACAATAGTATGATGTTTTGTTTATaaagtttttgatattttctgattcaatattttgtaaccTCTTTGGGAACGtatcttatcatattataagcaACCAGTATGAACGTACAAACCACGAACTATGATAACAGGACTGGACACGAGATGAATATTGTAGTTATGAAATGTAGTAAACCAGCGGTACTCGGGGGGATATTTTCCTTTTAGAATTACTAGCGCCATATCATACAAATGTATAGTTCCATAAGTATCCACTAAGACAGCGCTAGTAATGCTAAAAGGAAAATACCCCCCCGAACTCCACCTGTTGAACTACATTTCGTGGTCAACCTCCTACACCTTCCAACCTTGTTGTGTCCAGTCctgtatatcttagtccgtggtatgAACAATACAAACCGTATTCCAGTTGATAAAAGCGAAAACGCATATGTGTGTCGCTAGCACTCAAAGGCACttaacgttatattatgttgaaatcttaataaaaataaccataaCACGCTACTCGATATTATTCTTTTTCAGGGAAAATCTATGTAacattaatatgtttttgttaaaagtaaccataaaaacaaaaacggctattttgtaaaattggttagaaaacaaaaaaaatatttgtacccagcccaaaaaatattgacgttaaaaaaaaacgcttgccaagtcagggattGGCATGTAAAGTttctagatttttaatttttagaaatttattaactgatatcacacccaagcggtataacaatttgaatccagaaaaatgtcggtgtgaacagccccacaaataatcattttcattttgtgaGATAGATCTCTGAAACCGGAGAGcagatttcgttgtttggggtcttgttagattcataTTGGTTAGGAAAAGTGCAGTAAAggttttcagaactttatctttaatagttaattcactacagaacattaaaaaaaataaaaacaaat
This region includes:
- the LOC132946430 gene encoding LOW QUALITY PROTEIN: aminopeptidase N-like (The sequence of the model RefSeq protein was modified relative to this genomic sequence to represent the inferred CDS: deleted 1 base in 1 codon) encodes the protein MASRRHDPNNAETLRMSTLQARHRGHNIPDGVTTFNEIEYDREGGVFLNRTKLVLLVIIVFLLTAFSAFLGRYTAERQLRQYIYRDSFVKKADSGVADSQIPFLAVEPESYKVFLDPKLYAADGTVSKHDVDYSGRVEVIFRPKTDTSVISLHVGLLKIDGDTMLKRRLSMDTPTEQVLKDDSKYELNTEVDESQETLTVTVGETLKSGHYYSLFVNFTGTIGQNPEGGFFKVVFDNKEAVKNQWYVATKLAPRKARHLMPCVDNPKHKAIFEMSVVRSKDTSVIFNTKVRATEPYNDNLFVDHFEKTGLIRPDSLGLFMSNFKSNPIPTDGSLELTVWSPDSTDSIEIITDVVPKTLDFMTSYLATNFPTNKLDIVVVPSEVMTTAESPGLIMIKDSILGTIHKSSIIEYQKSVELMVAHVIRQWLMPLRGLDRGSNEDKWLNEAIVNFLKIVNIDHIKPSWNFGTRFPLDTIQPVMFYDSWINSEPLAIHEHHTEIYKYINSVKGTSILRMLNNTFTENIFKQTLREFIHTEIYKYKDTISFWTLLDDNARNKSVKLPESSAVLQIVNTWMKNKNYPLIKLQIDGDDLVLKQFRFDYDVLKPSNDWVIPITLTCGAAYSTTVWLENNPETRVPGYISASNGTWILANQHQTGYYRVAYEDALLDRISYEISNGKSFDEFTVAQLVGDIFEGAFAGIIGFSDALGFLERVIQKAGPYPGYWHAIFNAFNKIEMVLYNTKHYDSLSVYMEMVVEKAYDMFQASTIDSPDKILGKMDTLNFAGRVELKRCVWWAREQFNDWKQTTTDINPIAPNDRKSVYCTAMQYATKYDHRFMLSKYTSSKWAPDRKSIAKSFSCSRNPQFLQKILSAEEVKFDDLTDIWQSILDNPTVGQYPFNYLRNNWETLNQEYADTNVGLLSTMLHAGIRALNSLADLEIFQSFYEKYFGNTVENRNPTLLEVLHFEEEILRQKITWKEKYESVISNWITPKSAKSDLRVYKIDEEHGKTGESRTENNVIKPSEEKQSVGGVKTEETNQEGITPPKTKAPEADKPVVVDVTKIQTHSLDTGKKPEPAAVIATNENASPAVTIAAQESTLAAVEQIKPAAEEIKTAIDKVEPAAAEENKTAAVKFEPASEEKKTAIDENIKPANAEEKKTADVEIKPAAEEKKTADVENKPAAEEKKTADVEIKPATDEKKTADVEIKPAAEEKKPAAVEIKPEAEEINKPTAATAAESSKPVTTEDEKLARETRESAHPEVSSPNEEANEDRKPEAPRKRNRKELLKRTIKT